A single genomic interval of Burkholderia cepacia ATCC 25416 harbors:
- the rsxB gene encoding electron transport complex subunit RsxB, with the protein MREIGDNRALANLSGRARSGREPFGAAAPVVTVTDSKTLADRIEDLLPQTQCTKCGYNGCRPYAEAIAAGDANYNQCPPGGAEGIARLAGLLGKPVIPLNPVNGSEHPRAVAFIDESLCIGCTLCMQACPVDAIVGAPKQMHTIVESLCTGCDLCVPPCPVDCIAMLPVTGERTGWDAWSQEQADAARERHDLRLARQRREREAAEARAAARRAASAAKPAAASAGTPSAAPAADDAEAKKRAIIAAALERARKKKEELSGQGAGPKNTEGVSAAVQAQIDAAEARRKRLAEQQAQRDAEAAAASGNDEENDAGDDGPSAPPDQNAP; encoded by the coding sequence ATGCGGGAAATCGGCGATAATCGAGCTTTGGCAAACCTTTCCGGCCGCGCCCGAAGCGGCCGAGAGCCATTCGGCGCCGCTGCGCCCGTTGTCACCGTGACCGACTCCAAAACACTCGCGGATCGCATCGAAGATCTGCTTCCCCAGACGCAATGCACGAAGTGCGGCTATAACGGCTGCCGGCCGTACGCCGAGGCGATCGCCGCCGGCGACGCGAACTACAACCAGTGCCCGCCCGGCGGCGCCGAAGGCATCGCGCGCCTCGCGGGCCTGCTCGGCAAGCCCGTGATTCCGTTGAACCCCGTGAACGGCAGCGAGCATCCGCGCGCCGTCGCCTTCATCGACGAAAGCCTGTGCATCGGCTGCACGCTGTGCATGCAGGCGTGCCCGGTCGACGCGATCGTCGGTGCGCCGAAGCAGATGCATACGATCGTCGAGTCGCTGTGCACGGGTTGCGACCTGTGCGTGCCGCCCTGCCCGGTCGACTGCATCGCGATGCTGCCGGTGACCGGCGAACGCACCGGCTGGGACGCGTGGTCGCAGGAACAGGCCGATGCCGCACGCGAACGCCACGACCTGCGGCTCGCGCGCCAGCGCCGCGAACGCGAAGCCGCCGAAGCGCGCGCGGCCGCACGCCGCGCGGCCAGCGCCGCGAAGCCGGCCGCGGCCTCCGCGGGAACGCCATCCGCCGCACCGGCTGCGGATGACGCCGAAGCGAAGAAGCGCGCGATCATCGCCGCCGCGCTCGAGCGTGCGCGCAAGAAGAAGGAAGAACTGTCCGGGCAAGGTGCCGGGCCGAAGAACACCGAGGGCGTGAGCGCGGCCGTCCAGGCGCAGATCGACGCCGCCGAGGCGCGCCGCAAGCGGCTCGCGGAACAGCAGGCCCAACGCGACGCCGAAGCGGCGGCCGCGAGCGGCAACGACGAAGAAAACGACGCAGGCGACGACGGCCCGTCCGCACCGCCCGACCAGAACGCTCCATGA
- the nth gene encoding endonuclease III, which produces MNTSKRRAIYETLQSLNPHPTTELEYSTPFELLIAVMLSAQATDVSVNKAMRKMFPVANTPRQIVALGEEGVTEYIKTIGLYRTKAKNVVATCRILLDRYDGEVPADREALEGLPGVGRKTANVVLNTAFGQPTIAVDTHIFRVANRTGLAPGKDVRAVEAALEKFTPKEFLQDAHHWLILHGRYVCKARKPECWHCAIEPLCEFKPKTPPPNE; this is translated from the coding sequence ATGAACACCAGCAAACGACGCGCGATCTACGAAACGCTGCAGAGCCTCAATCCGCATCCGACCACCGAGCTCGAATACTCGACGCCGTTCGAGCTGCTGATCGCCGTGATGCTGTCCGCTCAGGCGACCGACGTATCGGTCAACAAGGCGATGCGGAAGATGTTTCCGGTCGCGAACACCCCGCGACAAATCGTCGCACTCGGCGAAGAAGGCGTCACCGAGTACATCAAGACGATCGGCCTGTACCGGACCAAGGCGAAGAACGTGGTCGCGACGTGCCGGATCCTGCTCGACCGCTACGACGGCGAGGTGCCGGCCGATCGCGAAGCGCTGGAAGGCCTGCCGGGCGTCGGCCGCAAGACCGCGAACGTCGTGTTGAACACCGCGTTCGGCCAGCCGACGATCGCGGTGGACACGCACATCTTCCGCGTCGCGAACCGCACGGGGCTCGCGCCGGGCAAGGACGTGCGCGCCGTCGAGGCCGCGCTCGAGAAGTTCACGCCGAAGGAGTTCCTGCAGGACGCGCATCACTGGCTGATCCTGCACGGGCGCTACGTGTGCAAGGCCCGCAAGCCCGAATGCTGGCATTGCGCGATCGAGCCGCTGTGCGAATTCAAGCCGAAGACCCCGCCGCCCAACGAGTGA
- a CDS encoding DMT family transporter produces the protein MTATARPSSAALQGTLYVALSAAAFGAMAIFGRYAYAAGVDVLGLLIVRFAIGGAVLAAIARHRRVTWPRGRSLAPLVAMGALGYVGQSFCYFSALQHAQASLVALLLYLYPAFVTLLAAWWLGEHLTRAKAVALVLCVAGSALMVGGGHGEPLGIALALAAAVIYSLYIVGGTKATRGVDPLATTAIICLSATATLVAIAVVRTAAFGAPPRWPATAGGWASMLAIALVSTVAAMIAFFAGLERLGAARTSMLSTLEPVVTVALAALLFGEALSPLQWAGGVAILAAVLALVRAGGAAADDATATSNA, from the coding sequence ATGACCGCCACCGCTCGCCCATCGTCCGCAGCCCTGCAGGGCACGCTCTACGTCGCGCTATCCGCCGCCGCGTTCGGCGCGATGGCGATCTTCGGCCGCTACGCGTATGCGGCCGGTGTCGACGTGCTCGGGCTGCTGATCGTGCGCTTCGCGATCGGCGGCGCGGTGCTCGCCGCGATCGCACGGCATCGCCGCGTCACGTGGCCGCGCGGGCGCTCGCTCGCGCCGCTCGTGGCGATGGGCGCGCTCGGCTACGTCGGGCAGTCGTTCTGCTACTTCAGCGCGCTGCAGCACGCGCAGGCGAGCCTTGTCGCGCTGCTGCTGTACCTGTATCCGGCCTTCGTCACGCTGCTGGCCGCGTGGTGGCTCGGCGAGCACCTCACGCGCGCGAAGGCCGTCGCGCTCGTGCTGTGCGTCGCGGGTTCGGCGCTGATGGTCGGCGGCGGGCATGGCGAGCCGCTCGGGATCGCGCTCGCGCTGGCCGCCGCGGTGATCTATTCGCTGTACATCGTCGGCGGCACGAAGGCGACGCGAGGCGTCGATCCGCTCGCGACCACCGCGATCATCTGCCTGTCGGCGACCGCGACGCTCGTGGCGATCGCCGTCGTGCGGACCGCGGCGTTCGGCGCGCCGCCGCGCTGGCCCGCGACGGCCGGCGGCTGGGCGTCGATGCTTGCGATCGCACTCGTGTCGACGGTCGCGGCGATGATCGCGTTCTTTGCGGGGCTCGAACGGCTTGGGGCCGCGCGCACGTCGATGCTGTCGACGCTCGAACCGGTCGTGACGGTCGCGCTGGCGGCGCTGCTGTTCGGCGAGGCGCTGTCGCCGCTGCAGTGGGCGGGCGGCGTCGCGATCCTGGCTGCCGTGCTGGCGCTGGTGCGCGCGGGTGGCGCGGCGGCCGACGATGCGACCGCGACCTCCAACGCATAG